One region of Dokdonia sp. 4H-3-7-5 genomic DNA includes:
- a CDS encoding PLP-dependent transferase — MLHYIKEVLDNMPNDWIGLTTHRLDIYNEKLAKSEFLNEFEALYNEKNATTVALANLPTAYDYIRLGHPLSSILEWSVARLLGLEADSVISFDSITVPVLAVLRKNLLDGKKTQINYTGKLPAIFDAEALKSVYGYHFELNQVNNPEDISAFDGSTVYLSQENQIKAEPIANSIDFHVSVYENIGSLLVINGEKNAHYVSDIQHVRRRETIAMTPSNSLVALKSLVNNAPIDYKAGDVAKDKARVHELIKEVNGTDTEPLVASSGLSIQYAIMMGLVDDAINKHPGKAIKFIVPPNCYGGTNDQARRVAACLDNVEVVDLPVDGDNDMVQSIDTVLTKIAAEDAVPYIIAEIPTNPRVEVPDLLQLKEALSKKRTTPTGATAIDPVFILDQTFCPNVHFLGEDKILSTVRTISYASGSKFPSGGKCTAGYCVVNNKAEDLIKSIAFHLELCDNEATDLQYEILAAQLPSMNDRIAAAYVNTREFVTFIEKELPGAKINFVSEELASQGFTPSVFSLDLPTKGANDIEREQYKRALNLKLINLMITEIPNESKFCVSYGQLKGCYWTIPATSTQGTTKEGDKDYIVRASLSPDLDLDLHKKVFLDFVKSI; from the coding sequence ATGTTACACTACATCAAAGAAGTACTCGATAATATGCCCAACGACTGGATAGGTCTCACCACCCACCGATTGGATATTTATAATGAAAAGCTTGCTAAATCTGAGTTTCTAAATGAATTTGAAGCTTTATACAATGAGAAAAATGCAACTACTGTTGCTCTAGCAAATCTTCCAACAGCCTATGATTACATAAGGTTAGGCCACCCACTTTCTAGTATTCTAGAATGGAGCGTAGCGAGATTGCTAGGCCTAGAAGCAGACAGCGTTATTAGCTTTGATTCTATTACCGTTCCAGTACTTGCCGTGCTGAGAAAAAATTTATTAGACGGTAAAAAAACACAAATCAACTACACAGGGAAACTTCCTGCTATATTTGATGCAGAAGCTTTGAAAAGCGTTTACGGATATCACTTCGAACTTAATCAAGTGAACAACCCAGAAGATATTTCGGCTTTTGACGGGAGTACTGTTTATCTCTCGCAAGAAAACCAAATAAAGGCAGAACCTATAGCAAACAGCATTGATTTTCACGTAAGTGTATATGAAAATATAGGTAGTCTACTCGTTATAAATGGTGAGAAGAACGCACACTATGTTTCAGATATCCAACACGTGCGTAGAAGGGAAACCATTGCGATGACGCCATCAAATTCTTTAGTGGCATTAAAATCATTGGTAAACAATGCTCCTATAGATTACAAGGCTGGTGATGTAGCAAAAGATAAAGCGCGTGTACATGAACTCATTAAAGAAGTAAATGGAACCGATACAGAGCCTCTCGTGGCTTCTAGCGGACTTTCTATACAGTACGCTATTATGATGGGGTTAGTAGATGATGCTATCAATAAACATCCTGGTAAGGCGATTAAATTTATTGTTCCTCCTAACTGTTATGGTGGTACAAATGATCAAGCTAGACGCGTTGCTGCTTGCCTTGATAATGTAGAAGTTGTGGATCTTCCTGTAGATGGAGATAATGATATGGTGCAGAGCATAGACACTGTACTTACTAAAATAGCTGCAGAGGACGCAGTACCCTATATTATTGCAGAAATACCAACGAACCCAAGAGTAGAAGTTCCAGATCTTTTACAACTCAAAGAGGCGCTTAGTAAAAAACGTACCACTCCTACTGGAGCAACAGCAATAGACCCTGTTTTTATCCTTGATCAAACGTTTTGTCCTAATGTACACTTCTTAGGAGAAGATAAAATACTATCTACCGTGCGCACTATTTCATATGCCAGCGGATCAAAATTCCCAAGTGGTGGTAAATGTACTGCAGGCTATTGCGTGGTAAACAATAAAGCAGAAGACCTCATTAAGAGTATCGCTTTTCACCTTGAGCTTTGTGATAACGAGGCTACAGATTTACAATATGAGATACTAGCCGCACAGTTACCTTCTATGAACGATCGTATTGCAGCAGCTTATGTAAACACGCGTGAGTTTGTAACCTTTATAGAAAAAGAACTTCCGGGCGCAAAAATTAATTTTGTGTCTGAGGAGCTAGCATCACAAGGATTTACTCCTTCTGTATTTTCTCTAGATTTACCAACTAAAGGAGCTAATGACATAGAAAGAGAGCAATACAAAAGAGCTCTTAATCTTAAGCTTATTAACTTAATGATTACAGAGATTCCTAATGAGAGTAAATTCTGTGTAAGCTACGGCCAGCTTAAAGGCTGTTACTGGACTATTCCAGCTACCTCTACGCAAGGAACCACTAAAGAAGGTGATAAAGATTACATCGTGAGAGCTTCTCTCTCACCAGATTTAGATTTAGATTTACATAAAAAAGTATTTCTAGATTTTGTAAAATCTATATAA
- a CDS encoding peroxiredoxin, translating into MALKIGDKAPGFTLNNQDNVAVLVDELIGKVPMVIYFYPKNFTPGCTAQACSFRDQYQDFTDAGAKVFGISADSVESHKRFRSKHNLPFDTLSDANNKVRKKYGVKNELLGLLPGRETFVVDANGIIKIRFNSMMAAKHIPKALAVIKGL; encoded by the coding sequence ATGGCATTAAAAATAGGAGATAAAGCACCTGGTTTTACACTCAATAATCAGGATAACGTAGCAGTATTAGTAGACGAATTGATAGGGAAAGTGCCTATGGTAATTTATTTCTACCCTAAAAACTTTACACCTGGATGTACAGCTCAGGCTTGTAGCTTTAGAGATCAATACCAAGATTTTACAGATGCAGGAGCAAAAGTATTTGGTATAAGCGCAGATAGTGTAGAAAGTCATAAACGCTTTAGATCAAAGCATAATCTACCCTTTGATACGCTCTCAGACGCAAATAATAAGGTGCGTAAAAAGTATGGCGTTAAAAATGAACTATTAGGATTGCTACCTGGTAGAGAAACTTTCGTAGTAGATGCAAACGGAATTATAAAGATTCGTTTCAATAGCATGATGGCTGCAAAACATATACCTAAAGCACTTGCAGTTATTAAAGGATTGTAA
- a CDS encoding 6-pyruvoyl trahydropterin synthase family protein, translated as MRITAHRKAHFNAAHRLYRADWDDAKNMQIFGKCSNPNFHGHNYDLTVSVSGEIDPETGFLIDLKILKDIIKAEVEDYLDHKNLNLEVPEFKTLNPTAENIAVVIHKKIKAVLDPKFDLEITLYETPRNFVTYKGE; from the coding sequence ATGAGAATAACCGCACATAGAAAAGCGCATTTTAATGCTGCTCACAGATTGTATAGAGCAGATTGGGACGACGCAAAGAATATGCAAATATTCGGGAAGTGTAGTAACCCTAATTTTCATGGTCATAATTATGACCTTACGGTTAGTGTAAGTGGAGAAATTGATCCCGAAACAGGATTTCTCATTGACCTTAAGATTTTAAAAGATATTATAAAGGCAGAGGTAGAGGATTATTTAGATCACAAAAATCTCAATCTTGAGGTTCCTGAATTTAAAACGCTTAATCCTACGGCCGAAAATATTGCTGTTGTTATTCATAAAAAGATTAAAGCGGTTTTAGATCCTAAATTTGATCTAGAGATCACCTTATATGAGACGCCTCGTAACTTTGTAACCTATAAAGGCGAGTAG
- the idi gene encoding isopentenyl-diphosphate Delta-isomerase, producing MKEELVILVDENDNQIGLMPKMEAHEKAVLHRAFSVFVFNSKNELMLQQRALHKYHSPGLWTNTCCSHQREGESNIEAGMRRLQEEMGFSVPLEETISFIYKAPFDNGLTEHELDHILIGHSEQSPAINEDEVAAWKWMDLENVKTDIANHPELYTEWFKIIFDKFYTHIKR from the coding sequence ATGAAAGAAGAATTAGTCATCCTTGTGGATGAAAATGACAATCAAATAGGGCTTATGCCCAAAATGGAAGCTCATGAAAAAGCTGTGTTACACAGAGCTTTTTCAGTGTTTGTTTTTAACAGTAAGAATGAACTTATGTTACAGCAACGAGCATTACATAAATACCACAGCCCCGGTCTTTGGACAAATACCTGTTGCAGTCATCAACGTGAAGGTGAAAGTAATATAGAAGCTGGTATGCGACGTCTACAAGAAGAAATGGGTTTCTCTGTACCTTTAGAAGAGACGATCTCATTTATTTACAAAGCTCCTTTTGATAATGGTCTTACAGAACATGAGCTAGATCATATTCTAATAGGTCATTCGGAACAATCTCCGGCTATCAATGAAGACGAAGTTGCGGCTTGGAAATGGATGGATCTAGAAAATGTGAAAACTGATATCGCAAATCATCCAGAACTATATACAGAGTGGTTTAAAATCATTTTTGATAAATTTTATACACACATTAAGAGATGA
- a CDS encoding OmpA family protein: MRYITIALLLFATIVGNAQEGKIERGTKNFNKYDFVDAQEIYQKVADKGYESADLFKRLGDSYYLNASYEKSSTYYGKLIEQFPEAAQAEAYFRYALSLRATKDYALSDRMMSRFFDLKEDDRRASLFKETPDYLREIDYQKGSYEVSNTTINSGYSDFGPMLYNDKLIFASNRDTGSFTKRIHKWNGQPFLNLYQVSLNKVDQDAGNKYVEKFSAYLNTQYHESTPVFTEDGKTVYFTRNNYNNGKYREDNDGTNRLKLYKASLVNGKWTDSQELPFNSDEYTVAHPALSVDGSRLYFASDMPGTFGLSDLWYVSINGDKTYGTPVNLGSDINTEGRESFPFISSENDIYFASDGHPGLGGLDLFVTALGRNGETAEILNLGEPANTSKDDFAFVINSESNTGFLSSNRGKRGVDDNIYMLKQIKKPSPPCDILLSGIVTDKSTGDYLEGATVSLYDTNNNLFKSVVTGASAAFAFIPDCDKIFLIRAEKEGYNTSEKMVTTPNVSSEIEEILQLDKTLKPVVPGDDIAKILDLNPIYFNFDKYDIRPDAEVELAKVLVYMETYPSVRIDVRSHTDSRGRDAYNLNLSQNRNVSTRDWLISKGISASRLTGKGYGETQLVNDCGNGVRCSKDQHQLNRRSEFIVLSN; this comes from the coding sequence ATGAGATATATTACTATTGCACTCCTTTTGTTTGCTACCATTGTAGGAAACGCACAGGAAGGAAAAATAGAGAGAGGTACAAAGAATTTCAATAAATATGATTTCGTAGATGCTCAAGAAATCTATCAAAAAGTTGCTGATAAAGGTTATGAGTCTGCAGACTTATTCAAGAGATTAGGAGACTCTTATTATCTCAACGCAAGCTATGAGAAATCTTCAACTTATTATGGAAAACTTATTGAGCAATTTCCTGAAGCCGCTCAAGCAGAAGCATATTTTAGATATGCTCTTTCGTTGAGAGCAACAAAAGATTATGCGCTTTCTGATAGAATGATGTCTAGATTTTTTGATCTTAAGGAAGATGATAGAAGAGCAAGTTTATTTAAGGAAACTCCAGATTACTTAAGGGAAATAGATTACCAAAAAGGTTCTTACGAGGTTTCAAATACTACAATCAATTCTGGTTATTCAGATTTTGGTCCTATGCTTTATAATGACAAACTGATTTTTGCTTCTAACAGAGATACAGGATCTTTTACAAAGCGTATACACAAGTGGAATGGTCAGCCATTTTTAAACTTATACCAAGTAAGCTTAAATAAAGTTGATCAAGATGCTGGTAATAAATATGTTGAAAAATTTAGTGCTTATTTAAACACACAGTACCACGAAAGTACTCCTGTATTTACAGAAGATGGTAAAACGGTTTACTTTACTCGTAATAATTATAATAACGGGAAGTATAGAGAAGATAATGATGGAACAAATAGGCTTAAGCTTTATAAGGCATCATTAGTTAATGGCAAATGGACAGACTCTCAAGAGCTTCCATTTAATAGTGATGAATATACAGTTGCACATCCGGCTTTAAGCGTTGATGGTAGTCGATTGTATTTTGCGTCTGATATGCCTGGAACTTTTGGCCTTTCTGATTTATGGTATGTTTCTATAAATGGGGATAAGACTTATGGAACTCCGGTAAACCTTGGTAGCGACATTAACACAGAGGGTAGAGAGTCATTTCCTTTTATTAGTTCGGAAAATGATATTTATTTTGCATCAGACGGTCACCCTGGATTGGGAGGTTTAGATCTATTTGTTACTGCTTTAGGCAGAAATGGAGAAACTGCAGAAATACTAAACCTAGGAGAGCCTGCAAATACCTCAAAGGACGATTTTGCCTTTGTAATTAATAGTGAGTCTAATACAGGGTTTTTATCATCTAATCGTGGTAAAAGAGGTGTAGATGATAATATTTATATGCTAAAGCAAATAAAGAAACCTTCTCCCCCTTGCGATATTTTATTATCGGGAATTGTTACTGATAAGAGTACTGGAGATTATCTTGAGGGTGCTACAGTTAGCTTGTATGATACCAACAATAATTTGTTCAAATCTGTTGTTACTGGAGCGTCTGCAGCGTTTGCTTTCATTCCTGATTGTGATAAGATTTTCCTTATCAGAGCAGAGAAGGAAGGATACAATACTTCGGAGAAAATGGTAACCACGCCTAATGTTTCTTCTGAAATAGAAGAGATATTACAATTAGACAAAACCTTGAAACCAGTGGTTCCTGGAGATGATATCGCAAAAATATTAGACCTTAATCCTATTTACTTTAACTTTGATAAGTATGATATACGTCCTGATGCAGAGGTAGAACTTGCAAAAGTATTAGTATATATGGAAACTTACCCATCTGTACGCATAGATGTTCGATCTCATACAGATAGTAGAGGAAGAGATGCGTATAACCTTAATTTATCACAAAACAGAAATGTTTCTACTAGAGACTGGCTTATTTCAAAAGGAATAAGTGCATCTAGATTAACTGGAAAGGGATATGGAGAAACACAACTTGTAAACGATTGTGGCAACGGTGTACGTTGTAGTAAAGATCAACATCAATTAAATAGACGTAGTGAATTTATAGTACTTAGTAACTAA
- a CDS encoding type IX secretion system membrane protein PorP/SprF has product MKQLHLLVLLVITGLSLTEVSAQQDPQYTQYMYNTVAINPAYAGNRGVTSIVGLHRSQWVGLDGAPRTQSLSIHSPIGEGKVGLGLSIVNDALGPAQETYIGADFSYTVNTSNSGKLSFGLKAGGHVLDVDFTKLTLFDVSDPRFSQNIDNKISPIVGAGLYYHTDRFYVGLSVPNLIQTEHFDESNNSNQASFVAKERINYYGIMGYTFDINDQLKFKPSTLVKLVSGAPLQVDITANFLVMEKLHLGAAYRWSAALSGLVGFQVSDSMLIGLAYDRESTDLGNTVYNDGSFEVFLRFELFNEYDRMLTPRFF; this is encoded by the coding sequence ATGAAACAACTACATCTTTTAGTCCTATTAGTTATTACGGGTTTAAGCCTTACAGAGGTAAGTGCTCAACAAGACCCTCAGTATACACAATACATGTATAATACTGTAGCTATAAATCCAGCATACGCAGGTAACAGAGGTGTTACTAGTATTGTAGGATTGCATAGAAGTCAATGGGTAGGTCTTGATGGAGCTCCTCGTACGCAAAGTCTCAGCATACATTCACCAATAGGGGAAGGAAAGGTAGGACTTGGTTTATCGATAGTAAATGACGCATTAGGTCCAGCACAAGAGACTTACATAGGTGCAGATTTTAGTTATACTGTCAATACGTCAAATAGTGGTAAACTTAGTTTTGGTTTAAAAGCTGGAGGACACGTTTTAGATGTAGACTTTACCAAGTTGACATTATTTGATGTTTCTGATCCTCGTTTTTCTCAAAATATAGACAATAAGATTTCGCCAATTGTTGGAGCAGGACTTTATTATCATACTGATAGATTTTATGTGGGACTAAGCGTACCAAACCTTATCCAGACAGAGCATTTTGATGAGAGTAATAACAGTAACCAAGCTAGCTTTGTGGCAAAAGAGCGTATAAATTACTACGGTATTATGGGTTATACTTTTGATATTAATGATCAGCTTAAATTTAAGCCTAGTACTTTAGTAAAGCTAGTATCTGGAGCACCATTACAAGTTGATATTACTGCAAACTTTTTAGTAATGGAAAAATTACATTTAGGGGCAGCATATAGGTGGAGTGCGGCTCTAAGTGGTTTAGTTGGTTTTCAAGTATCGGATAGTATGCTCATAGGTCTTGCTTATGATAGAGAAAGTACTGATCTAGGAAATACAGTTTATAATGATGGAAGTTTTGAAGTGTTTTTACGTTTTGAACTTTTCAATGAGTATGACAGAATGTTAACACCGAGATTCTTTTAA